In Cryptomeria japonica chromosome 10, Sugi_1.0, whole genome shotgun sequence, a genomic segment contains:
- the LOC131042795 gene encoding aspartic proteinase nepenthesin-2, whose product MTEPLARSLCKLLLLFCVIDGIQCRFQIPKLSVNEIVGEKLPQQQKTLRVELVHRDSLSPNITATERLKRAIERSHERLQKFQLSHSYHDKLVDDIKDAQGRVSAGNGEFLLKVSIGSPALSYSAILDTGSDLTWTQCKPCVECYKQPTPIFDPSKSSTFSTIPCTSSLCQALPSSICSKSQCEYLYTYGDYSSTQGILSYESFTLSSEKLPHIAFGCGLDNEGSGFSQGGGLIGFGRGPLSFISQIGSSVGNKFSYCLMSINDPPSKTSPLILGTSAGLSSKSVGTTPLLQNSAQKTFYYLSLEGISIGSKLLDIPADTFSFQSDGSGGIIIDSGTTITYLEQSGYDVLKKGLQSAVKLPEADGSAIGLDLCYTSAAATAKFPSFIFHFKGADYVLPKENYLIEDTSGLVCLAMLPSSGLSIFGNVQQQNVHILYDLEKNTLSFAPTVCDSL is encoded by the coding sequence ATGACAGAACCATTAGCTAGATCTCTTTGTAAACTTCTGCTGCTCTTTTGTGTCATAGATGGAATTCAATGCAGATTCCAAATCCCCAAGCTTTCTGTGAATGAAATTGTTGGTGAGAAGCTTCCTCAGCAACAAAAGACATTAAGAGTTGAGCTTGTTCATAGAGATTCATTATCTCCCAATATTACAGCCACAGAACGTCTGAAAAGAGCCATAGAAAGAAGTCATGAGAGGCTACAAAAATTTCAGCTCTCTCATTCATATCATGACAAGTTGGTGGATGATATCAAAGATGCTCAAGGTCGTGTAAGTGCAGGAAATGGAGAATTCCTTCTGAAAGTCTCAATTGGCAGCCCTGCTTTGTCCTACTCTGCAATTCTGGACACAGGGAGTGACTTAACATGGACCCAATGCAAGCCATGTGTTGAATGTTACAAACAGCCCACTCCAATCTTTGATCCTTCCAAGTCCTCTACATTTAGTACAATCCCTTGTACAAGTTCTCTGTGTCAGGCTCTTCCATCATCTATATGCTCTAAATCACAGTGTGAATATCTCTACACTTATGGTGACTATTCCTCCACTCAGGGTATCCTTTCATATGAGTCATTCACCCTTTCTTCTGAAAAGCTTCCCCATATTGCATTTGGCTGTGGCCTAGACAATGAAGGAAGTGGGTTCTCTCAAGGAGGTGGTCTTATAGGTTTTGGAAGGGGGCCCTTATCATTCATTTCACAGATTGGTAGCTCTGTGGGCAACAAATTTTCTTATTGTCTTATGTCCATTAATGACCCTCCTTCTAAAACTAGTCCTTTGATCCTAGGGACAAGTGCAGGCCTTAGTAGCAAGTCTGTGGGCACTACTCCTCTTCTCCAAAACAGTGCACAGAAAACCTTCTATTATCTTTCCCTAGAAGGAATAAGCATTGGGTCCAAGTTATTAGACATCCCTGCTGATACTTTTAGTTTTCAGTCTGATGGGTCTGGTGGAATCATCATAGACTCTGGAACAACCATCACTTATTTAGAGCAGAGTGGTTATGATGTTCTGAAGAAAGGATTGCAGTCTGCAGTTAAGCTTCCAGAGGCTGATGGTTCTGCAATTGGATTGGACCTCTGCTATACTTCTGCAGCCGCTACTGCAAAATTTCCCAgttttattttccatttcaaagGAGCTGATTATGTTTTACCCAAGGAGAATTACTTGATTGAGGATACCAGTGGTCTTGTCTGCCTTGCAATGTTACCCAGCTCAGGCCTCTCTATATTTGGGAATGTTCAACAGCAGAATGTTCATATCCTTTACGACCTTGAGAAAAATACCTTGTCCTTTGCTCCCACTGTTTGCGATAGCCTGTAA